The window GGGAAGAGAAAAAGGTGCAGTCAGTCGACTGAAAGAGGACAACCCAGAGCTCTTGTCATATCACTGCATTATCCACATGTCTGTTCTCTGCTCCACACTTTCAGAGCACCACGCAGAAGTTATGAACACCATCACCAAACTAGTTAACTTTCTCAGGGCTTCATCAGCTCACCAGCATCGTCTGCTCAGGGAGTTTTTAGCAGAAGTAGATGCTCCTGACAATGACCTGCACTTGCACTCCAATGTCAGATGGTTGAGTAAAGGAAAAGTGCTGGCTCGCTTTTGGAAGATAAGAAAAGAAATTAAAGATTTCCTTGcacaacaaaaaaatcacaagGCTCATGTGTTTTTGCACTTTTTAGAAGAGGAAAGTAACATGGACACACTGGCCTTTCTGGTTGACATCACAGGGCATTTAAATGACCTCAATCTGAAGCTTCAAGGGAAAGACAATTCTGTGTGTGACTTGGTGGCTGCAGTCCAGTCTTTTCAGAGGAAACTGGACATTCTGAAAATGGATCTTGAGCAGGACTGTACACATTTTCCTTCAATGAAGGAGATACAGGAGATCAATGTCACTGCTCATTCTGACTTTATCCAAAAGTTGATTGAAAACTTTAAGGCTCGCTTTGATGGCTTTGCATTGGGAGATCAGCTGATGCTCTTTGTTAGGAGTCCATTTTTTGTTAAGAATGTTATTTCTTTCTCAAAGGAGGCAGTACATATGTACAAGTGGGCTAATGCACAGGCCCTTCAAATGGAGCTATTAGATTTACAGGCTGATGTAGTGTTAAGAGAGCAATGTGAATCCTCTGACCCTGTCACATTTTGGCTGCAGACTGTGCCAAAGGCAAAGTTTCCTGTACTTAACAAAGTGGCAGTGTACACATTAACAATGTTTGGCTCTACCTATAGATGCGAGTCAGCCTTCTCTACGCTAAACATCATTAAGAATAAGTACCGCTCACAACTGACCAATGACCATGTGCATGGATGTCTGAGAATTGCTTTGACTCCATTCCTATCCAGATTTAAGAGATTGGCTGCCAGTGCCAATGCAAATTTCTCAAACTGAGCTAAGTTTAAAAACTAgcttgtttacaaaaatgtttactttattttttgttgtactAATAGaagtattgtttacattttttttatataatgcattatGAGGTGCATTATTTGTTCCCTTTTGCACTTTTGAAGTGCAATGTTTGCAAGTTTATGTGCAATAGCAGCTGTTCACAACACTAAATGCATTTTTCTTTGAGTAGTTATGAAGGTAAATCATTTGCACCTAATATATTAAGATTCTGAATTTCAGTCTTTATTTTTATGCTTCCTGTTGCTGTTATTGATGTTGAAAGGTTTGACATTTGAATATTTGCACtaaaatgaaataatacttgAATGAATTTCAACAAAATCAGTTGAATACATTTAAAGATAAAGATTTTATTGTCAAAGATTTTGTAAATTTGTTGACATGgttacaatttaataaaatgaaagaaaacttATTTTGCCGGGTGTTTTTGCATGTCCGGACCCTCGTTTACTGGGCTGATCAGGTTAGTGGACCTCTTGCCAATTTAGTTGGGGACCCCtgctctagtggttaaatcagtagaTTTATGTATCAGTAGAAACATGATGCTGCTGAGACAGAAGAGACATTCTGCTGCTACTGTACAAACATCAAGATAAAGCCCCCATAAAGTAAATCAAGGCAGGTGGTGCTGGGGAGGTGAAGTGAGAACTCTATATGCAACGGCGATGCTGTAGCAGGTTACTGGTCTATTGCTTGCAGTAAGTACcagttttatataattttactaCAGGGAAAAAACTTCTGATTGGGTGCGTAGAGAGAGGTGTGCCTGTTCGATCTCTCAGCCCCCGTCAGGTAGAGTTTCCTAACTGAACATAATGGTCATTTCAGTTTGAACAACTCTCAAAATTGGATTAAAGATTTTTATTGATGGTAATGACAGTGGAGTAGGTTTGGTTTTGGTACACTACATCTGCTTTACGCATGGTGATTATGCTTGACATGAATCaatatgctgctgctgttggCTCAGAAACAAGAAGAGACATGTGGATTTCTTTTGCATTTAGCTGGCCATGTATCCCTACATTTGTTGATTTTGTGTTCCTGATGGGGTTATCTAGTTGCCTGGATAACAAGGTGTAAGACTGATTAAAACTAAGTGACTAGTAAGGAACATGTAGATACTATATTAACTTAAATTGCACTAGGAGCCCTGCTGAGAGCAAGGGTTTAGACGATGGACTATCACACGTTGCCAACAGCATGTTCCGGCAACCAACTGAGCAACTGGATAAGTGATGAGTCAAGACTCTTGAGCTTTTGAGCATTCAGAATGTCTTAGCAACTGGGCATGATGTAATATTCAGAAGCTGCTAAAGACCAGTGacccatttatttattcattttagttcAGATTTTCCATTCCTGAACTCATATCTGCCAGTGGTCGTCATGAATAAAAAAGAGGTGTCAGAGATCTTATTATATAAAACTCTAAAAAAAGTCTAGCTGAGTCTACAAACTAAACGACTGATAAGGGGGAATCGAGGAATTACTTTAATACTAATATTAACCGAAGCTTGGTTGTCGCATAAGAAAGTGATCCATTACCTTGACATACCTCACCCAACATAAGGCACGTGGTTAGGATGGGTTAGAATTCAAAGAGTGCAATGATTTAGACTCAGGAGCAAGATAAATTATTTTGGATGGCTGAGTTCTGCAAACCACCATTTCCACAGTACACAGTAGAGGGAGCTGCATCTGTAAAATGTTTAGTACCTTTAGTTTTGAATTCATCAtagagcacatttacatgcacaccaattcaCAGACTACTTCCAAAAATAAGTGTAATTTAGAGGCAAGCCCAGAAAAGCATGTTTGACTGGAAGCCCTGATAGAGAATTACGAGTTCCTGAAGATTTGGAACTGATTTAAACAGCTTGAGAAGTCTGGATCTTAAAGTGCGCCCATGGGGAATAATTTTTGTGCAAATTTTAGGTGTCCTAATGAGAAAGTAGTAGCTTATATAGATTTGCAGAGAAGAAAGAGGACATGCACTGATGAATGCGGCAAGTTTCTTGGGAGGAAGACAGGCTACCATATGCTGATTGTTAATTCCTAGGAACTCTTATAAAGTGGTGGGGcagttgttttttgcttttgtttttctcttcAGAGAGGGGCATGTAGAGTTTAAGAAACAGACCTTAAAGTAGAAATACTGCAGTCTGCCAGGGATCTAGGAAAATCAATTGCTTGATAAAAGTTGTGCTCAGCAGTTTACATTATGATAGATATGCTCAGTTATCATTAGAGGAAAAACACTTGATGCTTTAACAATCAgttgacaaagttgagaaaagttcaacttcaTGCAATTGGTGAGCGACATTTGGGTGTGTCTACCAATAAGAGTGAAGACAGCGGAGCTCACGTCATTCATCTCCTGATCCACTGTTCTATATCATTTGGCTGTAATCAAATGcatgaatataataaaacaattatgccTGGAAAACCGTGTCAGAAACTGGTGGCATTCTGAGTGAGA of the Xyrauchen texanus isolate HMW12.3.18 chromosome 10, RBS_HiC_50CHRs, whole genome shotgun sequence genome contains:
- the LOC127650108 gene encoding SCAN domain-containing protein 3-like, with the translated sequence MVKECMEALADTLFEGKEGQQLKQKVRQIPLSSTTTTRRAELLSEDVQSQLDSAIQSAPCIALAADESADVSDNAQLLVYVQFHHEETKTFVEDILGVTALKTHTRGEDIYLAIKEMLTQRRIDVKNVVSITTDGAPSMMGREKGAVSRLKEDNPELLSYHCIIHMSVLCSTLSEHHAEVMNTITKLVNFLRASSAHQHRLLREFLAEVDAPDNDLHLHSNVRWLSKGKVLARFWKIRKEIKDFLAQQKNHKAHVFLHFLEEESNMDTLAFLVDITGHLNDLNLKLQGKDNSVCDLVAAVQSFQRKLDILKMDLEQDCTHFPSMKEIQEINVTAHSDFIQKLIENFKARFDGFALGDQLMLFVRSPFFVKNVISFSKEAVHMYKWANAQALQMELLDLQADVVLREQCESSDPVTFWLQTVPKAKFPVLNKVAVYTLTMFGSTYRCESAFSTLNIIKNKYRSQLTNDHVHGCLRIALTPFLSRFKRLAASANANFSN